CAGACAAAAACTAGAGTGTTTGGTGAAAAACTGGGTTCTCAAACATTGGGTTTGGTACCCCTCTTGCTGTCTCAAATCAAATTCGTTTACCAGCTCTAACGGACCTTCCCTGGTCACCCCTCAGCACAAGGAAAACGACAAACCAAGTCACTACGGTTTCGCGTGGGAAAAACGTGGGAGAGAAAGTCTGTCTCCCATATTTTCTACTGCCTGAACACTGAAAGAAGTCTCTACTCTTCACCGGAAGCGCAATGCAGGAAATCGGTCAGGCCTCACCCTGAGTACGCAAAACTACGCAGGGAGGTCATTcgccttgcttctctgtgcaGCCTTTTCTTGATCTTGTTGACGTGGCGAACGCGATTTTCAGTCAATTGAAAACTGCCATAGCTTTTTCTGTTCACCTACACGGGATGAAAGACTCCTGATCGGTCGCGGGTGTTCCTCCGTGTGTGCACGATGCGCTTTTGCTACCAGAAAGATGCCCGGTCCGTTACCCTTGGATTCGTCGGAATTAATTGATTATTGATACTACAGCGTCCTCGTTATCTTTTTATATTGAGACTTGAGTTCAACAGCGGAGCGGTCAGCCACCCCGATCATCTTAACTAAGGCCGGATAACATGGTAGCGTGTTTCAAGGTTCCCTCTTCCGATTTCGCCGTGTCGGTCTGTGCGTCGGACGGCCATGCACTCACCGAGCTGCCGCTCGTCTGGTGAACAGTTTTCACTCTAATTTATCGccaaggaaaagagaaaagacaacacCGATTCAAAGCCACACGCTCGTAGCACgattcccttctctcccttttcctcttcgctgcatgcaccctaGGCGCGGCTGCGACGAACGCTGGATCCCGAACTTCGGATTTCCACCTCGTCTCTTGTCGCCGCCCCCCCCAAAAGAAAAACCACATTATCTTTTCGGCGACAAGGTTCAGCAGGAAGAATTCTGTTCATGAGCCAAAGCGGATTGCCCTTGTACGTAACTAAACACATACAAGGGTACCCATATGGGGCAAAGCACGGAAGAAGGCACACTCGAGCAGCAAGTGAAAGTGACCAGGTCGACGCAAACGGCGTTCATTACAAAAAGAAATCCAAAGAACCAAacaacgaaagagagaatcAGCTAAGGCACCGAGTTTCGAAGAAATCCCCGAGTACAGCGACGAGTCAGAAAATCAGAAGCGACAAAACACATGGAAAAAAATAATGGAGGGCCATTCAACCGCCCTCGCAGGAGGAACACACCGAAACACTGAAACGAATCTAACAAACGAAAACGAATCAAAAAGGATACCTCCTGCTGCAGCGACAGACGCGAACTGCCAGACTCATATTTCCCACTTTACAGGAATCTTCAGGTTTTTCCATACACCACAAAATGCAATTTTAGGACTGCTTCTCCTCACACGCCTTCGAGTTTGCGGCTGTCCTTCCCCCCGtattttttcttttcttccctgtctctccttcgaatTCGCTCCCCCTCGCTTCTCAGTTTGCCGATCCCCACTgcattttcctcttctggGAAGGACTCCCGTCGCCTCAAACGCCAAATTCCCAAAgcgcttgtctcctttcgttcCTGCTTGTCCCCACCCTCCCcattcctccctctctctcctttctcttcaccCTATCCCCTCACTTCCGCCGCTTCTgcttgttctccctcctATTCGTCAGCtgccctttttctcttttctgccctCCTTTGCTGTTCCTCTACATGTACGAGAGCGCATCTATGACTGAGGCCACTGCGGCGATTgcgagtttctttctcccgagTTGGGCGCGCGTCTCGGCCTCGTGcgctttgtctttctctcgttctctcttttctttttctcgttcttcgcgtTCGGCACAAAGCGTGAAGTCGTGGGGACCTAGAGCCTGGACgccggagagcgaggagacaggcgcccGCTTCCCCACAATTTTCGCCCAGAGTCTCCCAAGAAAGGAAGGATCGGAGTAGAAGGCTCGCAACACTTGGCTGTACGCCTCTGGATTCGTACGAATTAGGTCGCAGTGCGCTCCCGATGGAAAGACATACGTCCACCTAAGGCGAAGACATACGCAAAGGAAACGACAGAGCGGTTCAAGTTCTCCTGTGCTAGCAGAGCGTAATGGGGACGCACGAACGTGCCAGCGCTGGAGCAGTACAGAGGATAAACCAACGAAAAATTAGACATTTTGCGCCTCCTGCATAAAAGCGCGCAATACAGATGGCACCAGAGAAACGAATAGAATACGGTCCCCCTAAAAAAATaccgagaggagaggaaagtgaACCAGAGAAAGTCCTGAAGTTTCGTCAAAGAGACGCCACTGTTTAGACTCAAAAGCCATTCAACTGCACACCTGCAAACGAATAACAAGCAACAACGCCTCAgtgaaaggaaacagacagcTGAGGTCGGCAGCCCATTTCGTACGGATATAAATTCTTAGCTAGATGTCAAGACACATGTAGAGATGAAGATGCAGATTTACTTGCCAGGCGAGAGGAATGCcagcatgcgcatgcaacggaacagaagacgaagcgtgAAGAAAGAATAGAAAACGCGTGCGTGTCATTTCTCTTCGCGACATGGCCGGTTTCAATCTGGCCACTTTGAGAGAAAAGACTCGACATGCAAAGCGCTTTCTCTGGAAAGCTGTTTAAAAGTTTTATATCGATTTACATAGCGAGATACACCAGCCTCACGCATGCATTCTGGTACGTTTAAACGTCGCCTTGCAGGCCGCTTACTCGGGCCGATCTGCCTCAGGAAGCAGCAtcatttctttctccaccGTTTCCCATGGCGCCAATTCGTCATCCCGGCTCGTGAGCACGAGCTTCTTCACAGGCCGCAACGACGGCAGAAGTAAACTCGCGCGCATGCGACGCAGCTCCTGCCCACGACTAAACCacgaagaaacacacacaatGTCTCACTCTCGTCTCGCGCATGCGTACGCTGATTATCCGTGAACACGGTTGAggcgtggagaagaggaacaaaggGAAAACCTCTGCAGAATAGAATCAAACCAAGGCGTTTCTGCATGTCGGGTGGAAACCTGAACGTGCGACGCTTCACTCTCAAAAATCATGCTTCCGTTGGCAAAACCGTCTATCACTTCAACAGTCGCCCCTCTGTCATTTCTTGGAGCACATGGCTTGAACAAGACCCCCGACATCAACatccatctgtgcatgcatacacatctCACTTTAACAATATatggatatacatatatatatatatatacatatatatatatatatatatatgcatatgtgtatgcatatgtgtatgcatatgcatgtagagGGGTTCGATGTTTCTGTCGTGTTTCCCTGAGAGACATTCGCAGGAGAAGTTTGCATCTGCAAAAGAGGAGGCAAGTTGGTCGGTCGGTCTCTGCAAGTCTCACCGTTGGTTCACCGCCCACATGAGGACGTCATGAAGCCACTTGGCACTTTttgcgatgcatgcagtcaacGGTTGGTTGGCGACGGCGTCTCTCGCATTGCAGACGGGAGAGTCGAAGACGATTCTGTCGATTGTGATGCCGAACTCGCTTTCCAAACGGTCGCGGTACTGCCCCACCTAGACAGCAGGAGACGCCCATCCCGACACACGTGAGTTGTTTCGTTTTTGCCCGACAACTGTGGGTTCTCGCGGGGCATCAGAGCTTGACTCGCAGAGACGGGAGTTAACGAGCGCAAGAAGGGTGTCTATGTCCTCTCTAGACGAGAAACAAAATCCCGAGGGCTTCGCGCGTTGTGTGTACCTCCGCAGCAGCTCTACCTGTCTGTGTCCTTCcatctctcgtctctctctcgcttgctatctgttcgcctctccctcaTTCCACTTCTCCCTACCATCCtttcatctgtctctcttgctgcgcctctccccacctgtctctgtcctcatgtctccactgttttcttctctctctctgttcagaTCTACCAGCCTCACCAAGAGCATGGTGCCCATGGCCGAGACGCCTTGCGCGTAGATCGAGACAGTGGAAACGTTGTGAGTTTTCTTCATCCACAGAAGCGCCTGAACGAGATCCTTGGCTGCCTGGCATCCCAGCAAGGCGTCGCCTGCATCTGAGCTCGAAATGACCGGAAACGCGTCCGAGCAGAAACCGCCTGCCTCGCCGCGAGATGCCGCCGCAGCACACCCTGTCCCCTCGTCTGACACGCAGTCCGCAGCGCGCGAAGACTCGCCAGAATTCTTCATGTCGAACAGCAGGAAGCTGTGATCTCTCTGGAGTCCAATCTGAGAGAGGACAACGCGcgaaagtggagacagaaaggctTTGAAACGAAAACAGCAGGCGCCATAAACGCGACATAAACGCCGACACAAGCGCTGCGAACTGATCCAGTCGAGCGAAAAAGACACCTCAGAAAAAGCAGGACTAAAAAAACGACGCCACTACGATGTTCGTTTCCCAGTTTGGAAACCGTCTTCTCCCCAAGCGAAGAAGTCCGGCGGCCTTGAGCGAGAATCGCGCAGTCTCACCCAACAACCCAGACAGAAAAACTGTAACCAAGAACGTAAAATACACCTCTACAACTTTcaacgtatatatatatatatatatataagcgTGTACCTCTGGATATAGAGACAGATACGTAGATATAGAGGcgcataaatatatatatatatatacgtacatcTACATACAGAAAAAATATACACCCGcgtatacatttatatatacatatactcACATCGACATAGAAACACATACGCACAagcctatatatatatatgtatgtatatctatgtatatatatatatatatatatatgtagaacTGTGCTTGCGAGGTGGATGCGGGGCTGAGTGTTGCGTTCTGACGGAGCCGCGTTTGTGCATCTTTTAGGCAGTGGCGTCTCACCTTTTTGGCTACGCCCAGGAAGGGCAGACAGGCCTGTCTGTTAGCCATCCAGCCATGTGCGCAAAGAATCGCCTTTTGGGCCTTCCGATCTTCTGCCGGCACCCACCATCCTTTCAGAAAAGTCTTGGAAGCCGCGTCGGCGAACGCGTCTGTCGCTCGTGGTCTCCCTGCTCTTCGgcgtctcgccgtctctgtcgtctcggCGCTCCCGCTCCCagcgtcctctccttcctgcgTATGCAGGCCGTCGGCGGCCAGCGGCTCTGGAGCAAGAGAATCCCTTTCgtcagaggcgagagaagagagtgtgTTTTCAGCGGAAGAGTGCTCTCTCCCAGCAgatcccttctctctctcggcggaGAGCGCCGCGATCTGCGCAGCGGGGGTCGGGCCAATCGTGACCTGGAGAGACAAACcaacaaaaaaaagaaaggcagCGTCGCTGGCTGCAGTTGCATGCAAAACCGTCTCGACGAGAAAGCtcggaggaaaaacagacggcACACGAGACATagcaagaagcgaaagaagaggtcTCGAAACTCCACGCATGGCCAGAAGAGAAACGTCCCCCTACGGAACTTTGTCTTCCCCAAGACGGACCGCAGAGTCGCGGGGGACCTCGAAGCGCGCGcgaaagcgacggagaaaaatCGAAAACAGAAATCGACCTTCGAAGCAACGGGCACAGTCATGGGTCACCATGAAGACTTGGAAGCGCGGAGGAGAACAACCAACTTGAAAGGCGAAGtaaagacgaaggaaaaggcaagcgaagacagagacagaggagcgagacagctgaaggcgactgagaaacgaagactgcGGACTTACATCGTAGTAAGGGAggccgaagagagaaggcgatgcATCTTCAGGCAGGTCCAgttgactgcatgcacgcggcAGGCGACGCATGTGTACAGTGAGCGcaagaagcggaggagagaaaaaaagacgcgagagagaaaagaaagaaagataAGAAACACCACATGCGGGGAGAACCGAGAATGGAATGGCACACGCAACTGTGACAGTGAAGCTCTGTTTTCGTTTCGAAAACACAATCGAAAATTCTTCTTGTGTCCTCGTCGATTCTCTGCGGAGCCACAGTCTGGCAATAGCCATTCCGTCCTCTCTCATTTTCACTGTCCGTGGTCTTTAAGTCTACGGTTGCCATCTGAAAaagcttttcttctttcgtttcttgttCCGTTCCACTCTCGCCTCTAATCTCCTTTTGGACCactgtgtgtctccgtctctcttccggtcattttccttcctctctctcttcactctcgAATCGccctctccatctctcgcGTACTACTCTCTCGTCCGCTTAAAAACTTCCCTCGTACaaacttctctttcttccgcgtccctctgtttctcgctctctccttcttctgcctcttctctcctctccgaccattccttctctctcccgcgctgatccttcctcgtcttccccgtcgcctctctcttgccATTTCTCCACTCCTTGACCGCTGCGTCTGCCCTAGGCTCGCGTGGTTCGCTGCCGTACGCCctgcagttcttctctcttccgttccTCCTTTTGTCCGGAGGCaccctcgcttcttctccggctcTGCCGTCCTGTCCGTCTCCCAGGCTCTCCATATACCTGAGCAAGTACGGGTCGTTCAGGGGAACGCGGTTGACTGCAGACTCGAAGCGACTCGCGGAGCTTGCGCAGAAAGGCAGCATCAGCACAGAGAGGCCGAGTATATACACCCCAAGGAAGCTGCGCAGGCACTGGAAAAACATCTGCAGGAGACCTTGAACTAGACGCCGGAGCTCTGGCCGGTGCTTCCGAATCTGCTGCGCCACCTGAAAAACCAAACGAACAGAAACGTGGAACGCAGACCGAGGCGGTACACGCTGCGCTCGACCCTCGAGGTCCCCCACAGCCCCCatgaaaaacggagaaaccatgaaagagagaaaaatgcAACAACGGAAAGTCTGCAGGCGCACATCGAGgcgaaacacaaaaacatatatatatatatatatatgcatatgcatacatgtatgaatacacatacatatacacatagatctacgcacacacatatacatatatacatatttatatatttatatatatttatatatttatatatatatgtatgtaggtaGGACTCCATGTATAGAGGTGCACGTGGGTTGAGGTGGATGTACGCTGCGGACGCGAGTGTCACTGGAGAAGTCGATTGACGGTCGTTTCGATGGCGATGCGAGGAACGGATCTCGCGATATTTGGCACTCAGGTCGTTTCTCAGCAGTGAAGGACTCGCGATGCGCGCTAGCGGGTGCTGATCGTCCGAGAGTTGTGAGTCGCAGACGCGACACAGAATCTTTCTCGCCAGAAATGCACACCAAGAGGCTCACAGtccgaggcagaagagctCGAATGAACGCAGAGGTTGGGAGAGGTCACTGAGCtccgcggaagaagaaccgAGAGGAACATCTAAAGCAGACGACGCAGGCCTCCCCGCGTCGAAGCAGTCGCCGCACAAGTGAGCATGCAGACATGCATGGATACAGGTGTACAGATATGAAGACACCTGCTTTTTGCCGAAGTTATTACCTGTCCTTTGACGATGACGGCTGCACGGTGGACTTTCGCCTTCCAGGAGCCTTCCGGCCCAGCCTGCGAAAACCTCAGCCAGAGCGAAcgctcctcgcctccgtcgTCAGCAGGCTGCTGCTGCGACCTGAAGCGACGCGAGGAGAGCGGCAGCTTCGacaggaggcggaagaaggctgaggcaggcgaggcgaggagcgaCGCGGGAGACGGAAGGACTTCAGGGTCGACAGAAAGCGCGGCCGGAGGCTCCGACGGCGAAGCGCCAGAGAGGAACGGACGCACAGTCGCGAGAGCGTTGAAGGACGACGCAGCGGGggcagaggaggcgaacgaggagacggaagagaactcgcgagaggaagcggtgcatgcactggagGCGCCGGACGCAGCGGAGTCGCGTGGAGCGTGGCGCAAGAGCGccgaggtgtacagacagctggGCGAGACGAGCaaggcgacgacggagaggacgaagagagaggcatgcGCCGCTGGGTGTCGCCgcaggagagcagagaagcgagacgggAAAGGCGAGGCTTGAGAGAAGTGACGAGATGGCATTGGGACGAACAGAGGTGATGAAATCTGGGGCGTTCGGTGAGACGGAGGCACCGACGCGCGCTGGGTCTCCATTTtcaaagagaagcgagacaccGTTCGGCTGTGGAGGGAAgagcggaggaggaagagactcttcgtctcctctcgatcGGTGAGACGAGGGGAGACtcgcgggagaaaaggagttCGTTTTCGCGCGTGGAGTCTcgcgagaaaaggggaaCTAAAACATTTCTTCTGTCTGACGCTGTCTCTCGACACCCGGGAGGCTCTGCATCCGCaggttctccttcctttgcGTGAGAGAACCTGGAAAAAAGGAATCCTTCGgcggacgcagagacgcagaacctTCCCGCTCTCTTCAAAGTCTTTTCAGGCCTCTGTGTGCTGCGTTGTCTCGCGAGCCTCAGTCGCGAGAAGCCTTCTCGCGGCTGTcgggaagcgagggaaggaagtcgagggaTCGGCGTGACGCGCAGgaccaagagagaaagagagagggtgGATTTtccgaaaaaggaaaagaaaaagaacgacACACAACACGATCGGGTCTTGCCGCTGAGAAAAGCGGacggggagacgaggagaaagcgggTGGTGTGGAGCGGTGCGCGCGGCGCAGAGAGCCGAGGGGGAGGACTTTGAACAGAGGAACGCCGGAGAGCATCCGGCTGTTTTGCGtcagggagagacgcgaaagaagagagaaacgaacaggaaagaaactAAAATGTGtgagagatggagaagaaatgTTCTCCGTGCGCTTCGCTCCCAAGGCAGCTCATGTGCCGTGACACTCTGACGCAGATCAAACCCCCAAAAAGTAGAGGAGAAAGCCAAGAAATCGGCGGAGtcagagaacgagacgaagtggaaagaaagacgcCTGGACTGTTCAGATCTCTCGGTTTTCCCGACGGAAGTTACTTTGAAATCGCGGAGCTCAGAGCTGGCATTTTttggaagaaaaggacaggAGACCCGTGAGAAGGCATAATGTCTCGCTGCGCTTTGTCTCCGGCTTTCTGGGAGAAAAGTCTCTCGGTGGCGCCCGTGCGCAAGACACTCCGTCGAGAGGGTCTTTTTCCCCAGACGCATCTCCACGAGGCTTGTCGTCTTCAGCCGCGATTTCGCGGTCCTCTTCTCGATCCGCAGAGTCGCCAACTCGTATGCGTGCGAGTTCACAGATCGTCTGCTCCAACTGCACCCTGAAAGCGAGCATTTTTTTCATAAAAAGTATGAGGAGCCTTTCTCCCAGGACGAACAGCTCGCGCGGTCGACGCTTGCTTGCCCTTGCACACTCCGCAGTGGCGACGGCATCCGAATTGCGTACTCTCTTTGTGAAGTTCTTTTTCCTGAAATGATGCCGCATTCGTTGTCGCTCCGCAGAACGCTCGTCTCTTTCCGCGCAGTTGGTGTCTTTTAGAATCCGCAGAACTTTATTTCTCCAGGAAAATTACCTCTAAGGACGCCCCCTCTgccctctctgtgtgcagGGGCACGAGCGAAGCGGGTGAGTTTCCCCGGTGTCTTTCTCCACGGAAAGAAGGCTTTCAGCGCCTTTTGACGGAGGATTTCGAGAACCGCATGCAGTGTGTGGACCGGAACTGTTTCCGTAGAAAGAAGCAATCTTCgccgcaggagacagaaaagtcCTTAAACATTTGGAGAATGCTCGGTGGCACACGAAGGGACAAGCAGACATACGAGTTGCCACGGAGAGAGGGAGCTGACGAAGGTGACAAGAAGACACAAACCGTTTCTTATGGAGATCTCGGAGGTCTCTGAATCACGGTGAAAAAAGTTACAGGGGCGCACTTCAATGTGCCCTGAGAAAGGCGTGGAACGAAAAAGAGCATTCAGTCGAAGCAAACAAATGTTCTGACTTTTCGATGcaaagaaaggcgacaagcgtcgcaggaaagaaacagaaaaacctTCTCGCTGACTACACTCTGGAAAGGATAGTCCATCCCAGACACTGACGCAAACGTCGGCAGAAACGCATCCTTCAAATCCATCAAAAAAGACTTCCAGCTTCTGAACACAGGCGACCTGAAGCAACCCCCTGTACAATATACTAGAAAAAAAACCGACAGAACAGGCGCAAACCACGTTCAGGTAGCTCTCCATGTATATAGataaatatgcatgtatatatagttctacaagtatatatatatatatatatgaattaGAGGGAACGTGACAATACGTATgtctgtatatatctatatactAGATGAACGGCAAAAAACGAACGAATTTAGAGCCAGAGCGATACACACATCAAAAGTGTGTTTGATACGATATTGCTGGATACTGGTTTTGCCGTGTCTTCTCAAGACCCCTTTGTTTCTCACGTAAACATAGATaactttatatatatatatatatatatatatacaagaagagagaaaactggagaagtatgtatacatattttAAACGTCTGTTTTCCTTATTTATGGATTGCTTGAAGTCGGTGGAAAGATGTATAAGAAGGTTTACCCGAAGACGGTTTGAACGCCTTTCATCTCACAGAGAATCTagatttcttcttcagcgtcgTATAGTCAAGCTTCTACTTTTCCGACAAGACAACTTGAGGCCCTGCCGCAAAGACATGCTTGGTTCTGAAAGAGAAATCTGTTTTCCTCCAGATCTGTGAGAGGCGCGAACTaagcgagaaaacaaagtcTCAGCTGCAAGCACGATCACACATGCTGCTTCAGTGTAACAGCTCCTGTGGACTCGACCCCAAACTTCTTTGGACTTAACCGGCCGTTCGAGAATATTCGAAAAAGAATTGGTTTAGCTGCATACTCTTGTGAAACAGGGACCAAGTAAATGTGCAGtctggtgagagagaagaagacgtaTTTAGGCTGTACTCGTAGGAAGTAAAAACAATTCAGCTTTTTTTCGGAGTTGAAAGTTCCTTGCTgttctcgcgcatgcacgcatgctTTTAGTGAGTGCGGCGCCGTTCTCGACATGTCTCGGGAACTCCTTGCAGTGCTTTAAAAGATTTGGAGAGTTAAAAAAAATCGAAACAGAGAGGTCcctggtgtctccgtctcgaaGTTTTATCCatacagaaaaagaaacagctgGCTCAGAGCCTATCACCAAACCTAGTATGAAGATATAAACAAaactcatatatatatatatatatatatttgtttaTTGTcacatgtatttatatatatatatatatatggatggATTCTTATTGGGTTGGTACCCCCCTGCGTTATATGTTCTCTTCACCATCCATGAACGAGGGTGAAGGCGTTTTCTGCACGCTGGAGCAGCGACGCGacttcctgttttttcttggcCATTGCTTCtccaaagagaagagggatgTACTGGGAAGtcgctctgctttctcctcccACAGGCAGAAGTTGCCCTCCTCTGTGCTCTCTTTCAGCCTTGGGGCTTTTCCGCATGACCtgcgcagaagacgagaacgaagactCCAGCGCCGTTCCGGAGGGCATATCctctggaaagaagagcggccactgaacaggcgagagaaaatcACCGATGGCTGCACTGTCCTCCGGCTCTCTCCCTGGCGaagcctctcgcctccacaaTCGCGCCAGAGACGCTACGGCCTCGGACTGCGCAGACGCAGGGCGCGTGGGCAGAGACGAGCTCCGAGCCCAGAGCGCCTCGCTAAGAGGCAgaacgagacgagaaaaggacttcgtttctccttcagctGCGTCGAAG
This genomic interval from Toxoplasma gondii ME49 chromosome VIIb, whole genome shotgun sequence contains the following:
- a CDS encoding hypothetical protein (encoded by transcript TGME49_256840) — its product is METQRASVPPSHRTPQISSPLFVPMPSRHFSQASPFPSRFSALLRRHPAAHASLFVLSVVALLVSPSCLYTSALLRHAPRDSAASGASSACTASSREFSSVSSFASSAPAASSFNALATVRPFLSGASPSEPPAALSVDPEVLPSPASLLASPASAFFRLLSKLPLSSRRFRSQQQPADDGGEERSLWLRFSQAGPEGSWKAKVHRAAVIVKGQVAQQIRKHRPELRRLVQGLLQMFFQCLRSFLGVYILGLSVLMLPFCASSASRFESAVNRVPLNDPYLLSQLDLPEDASPSLFGLPYYDVTIGPTPAAQIAALSAEREKGSAGREHSSAENTLSSLASDERDSLAPEPLAADGLHTQEGEDAGSGSAETTETARRRRAGRPRATDAFADAASKTFLKGWWVPAEDRKAQKAILCAHGWMANRQACLPFLGVAKKIGLQRDHSFLLFDMKNSGESSRAADCVSDEGTGCAAAASRGEAGGFCSDAFPVISSSDAGDALLGCQAAKDLVQALLWMKKTHNVSTVSIYAQGVSAMGTMLLVGQYRDRLESEFGITIDRIVFDSPVCNARDAVANQPLTACIAKSAKWLHDVLMWAVNQRRGQELRRMRASLLLPSLRPVKKLVLTSRDDELAPWETVEKEMMLLPEADRPEWTYVFPSGAHCDLIRTNPEAYSQVLRAFYSDPSFLGRLWAKIVGKRAPVSSLSGVQALGPHDFTLCAEREEREKEKREREKDKAHEAETRAQLGRKKLAIAAVASVIDALSYM